One segment of Castanea sativa cultivar Marrone di Chiusa Pesio chromosome 3, ASM4071231v1 DNA contains the following:
- the LOC142628991 gene encoding 17,18-epoxy-17-hydroxycur-19-ene N-malonyltransferase-like — MAIGDLTIIPEVAPKVGNSFAKRFVFDASKIAALKAIVGDKVKNPTRVEVVTALIYKCAISASRSSSGSAKPTLLLLPINMRKSTEPPLPENTMGNAASLFAVSTMEGRVIYSCMGVIVMMDTRNGDGIEVFVNLEDEDMAVFERDTELLGYASFNPSALALI, encoded by the exons ATGGCTATTG GTGACCTAACAATTATACCTGAAGTTGCTCCTAAAGTAGGAAACAGTTTCGCCAAAAGGTTTGTCTTTGATGCCTCTAAGATAGCTGCCCTCAAGGCCATAGTTGGTGACAAAGTGAAAAATCCCACACGTGTTGAAGTTGTGACTGCACTTATTTATAAATGTGCAATTTCTGCATCTAGATCAAGTTCTGGTTCCGCAAAACCAACCCTTTTACTCCTACCAATTAACATGCGTAAAAGTACGGAACCACCTTTGCCAGAAAATACTATGGGAAACGCGGCTTCCCTTTTTGCAGTATCAACTATGGAGGGGAGAGTGATATATAGTTGCATG GGTGTTATCGTTATGATGGATACAAGAAATGGGGATGGAATTGAAGTATTTGTCAATTTGGAAGACGAAGACATGGCTGTATTTGAGCGTGATACGGAGCTTCTTGGATATGCCTCTTTTAATCCGAGTGCTTTGGCACTGATTTGA